From a region of the Lactuca sativa cultivar Salinas chromosome 4, Lsat_Salinas_v11, whole genome shotgun sequence genome:
- the LOC111914763 gene encoding EH domain-containing protein 1, with protein sequence MVNVSGSIASCSKEHQKIYQKWFDYVDSDGDGRITGDDATKFFAMSNIEKPDLKQIWTIADSKRQGFLGFTEFITAMQLIYLAQTGHEINADLMRTDVDLELLQPPLMEGLGLLLENHSGSLTNHPSETNGIMSFEYVSPRKTPLHTPRDKVTSIIDGLKRLYNEKLKPLEIAYHYNDFGSSLLSDTDFDAKPMVMLLGQYSTGKTTFIKHILKCNYPGAHIGPEPTTDKFIVVMGGPHEVTIPGNTIAVHADMPFTALATFGGTFLSKFECAQMPHPLLEHMTFVDTPGVLSGEKQLTQRSYDYAGAIKWFSHRCDIILLLFDPTKLDISDEFKRVIWSLRGQDDKIRVVLNKADQVDTPQLMRVYGALMWSLGKVLKAPEVARVYIGSFNDKPINEELVDPKSKELFEKEQDDILVDLKDIPKKACDRRINEFVNRTRGAKIHAYIISQLRKEMPILGKSKAKQRLMKNLQDVFTKVEKEFHVPTCDFPDVEQFRQVLGAYNFDKFEKLNPKMIEAADDMIRYDIPHLLKNFRNPYE encoded by the exons ATGGTGAATGTATCAGGTTCGATCGCTTCTTGTTCGAAGGAGCATCAAAAAATCTATCAAAAATGGTTCGACTATGTTGATTCAG ATGGTGATGGTCGGATAACAGGAGATGATGCAACGAAGTTTTTTGCTATGTCGAATATTGAAAAACctgatcttaaacag ATTTGGACAATTGCAGATTCCAAGCGTCAAGGATTTTTAGGTTTTACAGAGTTCATCACTGCCATGCAG TTGATCTATCTAGCACAAACAGGACATGAAATAAATGCAGATTTAATGAGAACTGATG TTGATCTGGAGCTTCTGCAGCCTCCATTAATGGAAGGCTTGGGTTTACTTCTGGAG AATCATAGTGGTTCACTAACCAATCATCCCTCCGAAACAAATG GCATTATGTCATTTGAGTACGTGTCACCAAGGAAG ACACCTCTTCACACACCTCGTGACAAAGTCACATCTATAATTGATGGGTTGAAAAGATTGTACAATGAAAAGCTAAAGCCACTAGAGATTGCTTACCATTACAATGATTTTGGATCTTCATTATTG TCAGATACGGACTTTGATGCAAAACCTATGGTAATGCTTCTTGGTCAGTACTCAACTGGGAAGACAACATTTATTAAGCATATTCTTAAATGCAACTACCCAG GAGCTCACATTGGACCAGAACCTACAACTGACAAATTCATTGTTGTGATG GGTGGACCCCATGAGGTAACCATACCTGGAAACACAATTGCTGTACACGCAGATATGCCTTTCACTGCCCTTGCTACATTTGGAGGCACATTTCTATCCAAATTTGAATGTGCTCAAATGCCACACCCT CTCCTGGAGCACATGACCTTTGTTGACACCCCTGGAGTTTTATCTGGagaaaagcaactcacacaaagAAGCTATGACTATGCTGGGGCGATAAAGTGGTTTTCACACAGATGTGATATTATTCTTCTTCTGTTTGACCCTACAAAACTTGATATCAGTGATGAATTCAAACGTGTGATTTGGTCTTTACGTGGTCAAGATGATAAGATCCGAGTTGTTCTTAACAAGGCAGATCAAGTTGATACTCCACAA TTGATGCGAGTTTATGGTGCATTGATGTGGTCACTTGGAAAAGTGCTCAAAGCACCTGAAGTTGCACGCGTTTACATTGG GTCATTTAATGACAAACCAATTAATGAAGAATTGGTGGATCCCAAGAGCAAGGAGCTTTTTGAGAAAGAACAGGATGATATCCTTGTAGACTTGAAAGACATTCCAAAGAAGGCTTGTGATCGTCGG ATTAATGAATTTGTTAATCGTACTCGAGGCGCCAAGATACATGCCTACATAATCAGCCAGTTGAGAAAAGAGATGCCCATTCTGGGTAAATCTAAAGCTAAGCAGAGacttatgaagaatcttcaagaTGTTTTTACAAAG GTTGAAAAGGAGTTTCATGTGCCAACATGTGATTTTCCAGACGTGGAGCAATTTAGGCAAGTTCTTGGTGCATATAACTTTGATAAGTTTGAGAAACTGAACCCAAAGATGATTGAGGCCGCAGATGACATGATTAGATACGACATTCCACACCTCCTAAAAAACTTCAGAAATCCTTACGAATAA
- the LOC111914764 gene encoding uncharacterized protein LOC111914764, protein MAIVPSKKTIAICHYGGEFETNEDGSMSYIGGEAYAVDLDENMQFSGFKQEIAETIDSSVDGMLVKYFLPGNNKNLITVSKDKDFHRMVNYYKESDQLEVFIMKESPPAKTPKKKQPARRPQKKPVETDMGALVPSVDLGQSQTNLVPLNEVIDIETTNDITPIPINPFPMSTTDNEPPIAAKQWENLITGVGQRFHSLAEFREALRKYSIAHGFNYVYKKNENQRVTVKCKSESCPWRIHASRLSTTQLVCIKTMRPTHTCQGGTIKPAFRATRSWVGNLIKEKVKDSPKIKPKDIANDLKRDYGIELNYSQARRAKEYAREQLLGSYKDAYNELPFFCEKIMETNPGSLATFTTKENSSFHRLFVSFHASVSGFVQGCRPLLFLDSTPLNSRYQGMLLAATAADGDDGVFPVAFAVVDEETDDNWRWFLTELKLAVAAHGHIQITFVADFQKGLRESLPEIFGGDCYHAYCLGYLAEKLNKDLKGHFSHDARRLMVEDLYAAAHATKLEGFEKCTQDIKAISPEAYNWIICSEPEHWANAFFGGLRYNHMTSNFGHVFYAWVSEANELPITQMIDELRGKMMQLIYTRRVESTQWMTRLTPSMEEKLKNEIMKAHSVQILRSHGSKFEVRFCDSIDVVDIENWDCSCKGWLLTGLPCCHAIAVLESYGRSAYDHCSRYFHVETYQLAYADSIHPVPNVERLLDIEFDDGTIVVTPPPTIRTPGRTKIRKVAPGRVGPADFLKRQLQCGKCKGLGHNKRSCKEDHEGHLQVSGLTSIDIGQNL, encoded by the exons ATGGCAATCGTGCCATCAAAGAAGACGATAGCTATTTGCCACTACGGAGGTGAATTTGAAACGAATGAAGATGGATCAATGTCATATATTGGTGGGGAAGCCTATGCTGTTGACCTAGATGAGAACATGCAGTTCAGTGGTTTCAAACAAGAGATCGCTGAAACTATCGATTCTTCTGTAGATGGGATGCTAGTGAAGTACTTCTTACCAGGGAACAACAAGAATCTCATTACTGTATCAAAAGATAAGGATTTTCATCGAATGGTCAACTACTACAAGGAATCTGATCAGCTAGAGGTCTTTATAATGAAAGAATCCCCACCTGCTAAAACTCCCAAGAAGAAGCAGCCTGCTCGCAG ACCACAAAAGAAACCGGTTGAAACAGACATGGGAGCTCTCGTGCCATCCGTtgaccttggtcaaagtcaaaccaATTTAGTCCCTCTAAACGAAGTCATCGACATAGAAACAACAAACGACATCACTCCAATTCCCATCAACCCTTTCCCCATGTCCACAACCGACAACGAACCCCCTATAGCTGCAAAACAATGGGAGAATCTCATAACCGGAGTTGGTCAACGATTCCATTCCTTAGCTGAATTCCGGGAAGCCCTAAGAAAGTATTCAATCGCACATGGATTCAACTATGTCTACAAAAAAAACGAAAACCAACGTGTCACTGTTAAATGCAAATCAGAAAGCTGTCCATGGCGTATCCATGCATCAAGACTTTCAACAACACAATTAGTCTGCATCAAAACAATGAGACCAACTCATACTTGCCAAGGTGGCACAATAAAACCCGCGTTTCGAGCTACAAGAAGTTGGGTTggaaatttaataaaagaaaaagtaaaaGACTCTCCCAAAATTAAGCCCAAAGACATTGCTAATGATCTCAAACGTGATTATGGAATCGAGCTTAATTATTCCCAAGCAAGACGCGCGAAAGAATACGCACGTGAACAGCTTCTAGGATCTTATAAAGACGCGTATAACGAGTTACCGTTTTTTTGTGAGAAAATAATGGAAACAAATCCCGGGAGTCTTGCTACATTTACTACTAAGGAAAATTCGAGTTTTCATCGTCTTTTTGTTTCTTTTCACGCCTCGGTGTCCGGTTTCGTACAAGGTTGTCGGCCGCTTCTTTTCCTCGATAGCACGCCGTTGAATTCGAGGTACCAAGGGATGTTGCTGGCGGCCACGGCGGCAGATGGTGATGACGGGGTTTTTCCGGTGGCTTTCGCGGTGGTTGATGAGGAAACCGACGATAACTGGCGGTGGTTTTTAACGGAATTGAAACTCGCGGTGGCGGCACACGGGCATATACAGATTACATTCGTGGCGGATTTCCAGAAGGGTTTGCGGGAATCTTTACCAGAGATATTCGGTGGGGATTGTTATCATGCGTATTGTTTAGGTTATTTAGCTGAGAAATTAAATAAAGATTTAAAAGGACATTTTTCACATGATGCAAGAAGGTTAATGGTTGAAGATTTATACGCAGCTGCACACGCGACAAAACTCGAAGGTTTTGAGAAATGTACACAAGACATCAAAGCGATATCTCCGGAAGCTTATAATTGGATTATTTGTAGTGAACCGGAACATTGGGCAAACGCGTTTTTTGGAGGTTTAAGGTATAATCATATGACATCGAATTTCGGTCATGTTTTTTACGCGTGGGTGTCGGAAGCAAACGAGTTACCAATAACCCAAATGATCGACGAGTTGAGGGGTAAAATGATGCAGTTGATATACACAAGAAGAGTGGAGTCGACTCAGTGGATGACCCGGTTGACTCCTTCGATGGAGGAGAAGTTAAAGAATGAGATTATGAAAGCTCATTCGGTTCAAATCTTGAGGTCACATGGAAGCAAATTTGAGGTTCGATTTTGTGACAGTATTGATGTTGTTGATATTGAGAATTGGGATTGTAGCTGTAAAGGGTGGTTGCTTACTGGGTTGCCTTGTTGTCATGCGATTGCGGTTCTTGAATCGTATGGGAGGAGCGCGTATGATCATTGCTCCAGGTATTTTCATGTTGAGACATATCAATTGGCGTATGCGGATTCGATTCATCCTGTGCCAAATGTCGAAAGGTTATTGGATATTGAGTTTGATGATGGGACAATTGTTGTCACGCCTCCACCCACGATTCGGACACCTGGCAGGACAAAGATCCGGAAGGTTGCACCGGGTCGGGTTGGGCCCGCAGATTTTCTTAAACGTCAACTTCAATGCGGGAAGTGTAAAGGCCTTGGGCACAATAAGAGATCATGCAA AGAGGATCATGAAGGTCACTTGCAGGTGAGTGGGTTGACATCGATCGATATTGGTCAGAATTTATAG
- the LOC111914766 gene encoding obg-like ATPase 1 gives MPPKAAKSKEAPVERPILGRFSSHLKIGIVGLPNVGKSTLFNTLTKLSIPAENFPFCTIEPNEARVNIPDERFEWLCQLFKPKSEISAFLEIHDIAGLVKGAHEGQGLGNNFLSHIRAVDGIFHVLRAFEDPDIIHVDDIVDPVRDLEVITAELRLKDIEFIKRTIEDLEKSMKRSNDKQLKIELELCLKVKTWLESEKDIRLGEWKAAEIEILNTFQLLTAKPVVYLVNMNEKDYQRKKNKFLPKIHAWVQEHGGETIIPFSCSLERNLADLPDDEAAKYCEENKIQSALPKIIKTGFSAINLIYFFTAGPDEVKCWQIRRQTKAPQAAGAIHTDFERGFICAEVMKFEDLKELGSESAVKAAGKYKQEGKTYVVQDGDIIFFKFNVSGGGKK, from the exons ATGCCTCCAAAGGCTGCGAAATCGAAGGAAGCACCCGTAGAAAGGCCAATCCTTGGTCGTTTTTCATCGCATCTGAAGATTGGGATC GTGGGATTGCCGAATGTAGGGAAATCCACTCTCTTCAACACTCTCACTAAGCTGTCGATTCCTGCTGAGAACTTTCCGTTTTGTACCATTGAACCTAATGAAGCTCGTGTCAATATTCCTGATGAGCGTTTTGAATGGCTTTGTCAGCTATTCAAGCCAAAGAGTGAg ATCTCTGCATTCTTAGAGATACATGACATTGCTGGATTGGTTAAAGGTGCTCATGAAGGACAAGGGCTTGGAAACAATTTCTTATCTCACATTCGTGCAGTTGATGGGATATTCCATGTTTTAC GTGCATTTGAAGACCCGGATATTATACATGTTGATGACATTGTGGATCCTGTAAGAGATTTAGAGGTTATAACTGCAGAATTACGGCTGAAG GATATTGAGTTCATAAAAAGAacaattgaagatcttgaaaagagCATGAAGAGGAGCAACGACAAGCAGTTAAAAATAGAACTTGAATTGTGTTTGAAG GTGAAAACATGGCTGGAGAGTGAAAAAGACATCCGTTTGGGGGAGTGGAAAGCTGCTGAAATTGAAATACTGAATACCTTTCAGTTGCTCACTGCAAAACCTGTTGTTTATCTG GTGAATATGAATGAAAAAGATTATCAGAGAAAAAAGAACAAGTTTCTTCCCAAGATTCATGCTTG GGTGCAAGAGCATGGGGGCGAGACAATTATTCCTTTCAGTTGTTCTTTGGAACGGAATCTTGCTGATCTTCCAGATGATGAAGCAGCAAAATACTGTGAGGAGAACAAGATTCAAAG TGCTCTTCCAAAGATAATAAAGACTGGATTTTCTGCCATTAACCTTATCTACTTCTTCACTGCTGGACCTGATGAG GTGAAATGCTGGCAAATTCGGAGGCAAACAAAGGCACCTCAAGCTGCAGGAGCAATTCATACTGATTTTGAAAGAGGGTTTATCTGTGCAGAG GTAATGAAGTTTGAGGATCTTAAAGAGTTGGGAAGCGAGTCTGCTGTTAAG GCTGCTGGGAAGTACAAGCAAGAGGGAAAGACTTATGTGGTTCAGGATGGTGATATtatatttttcaaatttaatGTCTCTGGTGGTGGGAAgaagtaa